A region of Pseudorasbora parva isolate DD20220531a chromosome 14, ASM2467924v1, whole genome shotgun sequence DNA encodes the following proteins:
- the nppc gene encoding C-type natriuretic peptide, which produces MIISRLVACGLILALISVRAEAKPLTQAEQRSLRMLLGEELSEFLASDESQRRMESRARLLRDLRVDTRARGPWARVLSEQPAARRSRAGSKKGGSTARSGCFGHKMDRIGTMSGMGCQPSHYPVNNLS; this is translated from the exons ATGATCATCTCGCGTTTGGTGGCGTGTGGACTTATTCTGGCTCTCATATCAGTCCGCGCGGAGGCTAAACCACTCACGCAAGCGGAGCAGAGG TCCCTGCGGATGCTGCTGGGAGAGGAGCTGTCCGAGTTCCTGGCGTCGGACGAGAGCCAGCGGAGGATGGAGAGCCGAGCGCGTCTGCTGCGGGACCTCCGCGTGGACACCCGGGCCAGGGGCCCCTGGGCTCGGGTCCTGAGCGAGCAGCCCGCCGCACGCAGGAGCAGAGCCGGGTCGAAGAAAGGCGGATCCACGGCCAGGAGCGGATGCTTCGGACACAAGATGGACCGGATAGGGACCATGAGCGGGATGGGCTGCCAGCCGTCCCATTACCCCGTCAATAATCTCTCATG A